In Bacteroidota bacterium, one genomic interval encodes:
- a CDS encoding MoxR family ATPase, whose translation MQEERRFENRVALDEIRSAVEKVRLEVQKIMVGQHALIDALLAAVLANGHVLIEGVPGVAKTLAAKLLARTLDVGFARIQFTPDLMPSDILGTAIFNPKTTAFEFKAGPIFSNMILIDEVNRAPAKTQSAMFEVMEERQVTMDGVTHKMKQPFLVFATQNPIEHEGTYRLPEAQLDRFLFKLNVGYPSMDEEAQMLAGHHAGRTGQDLSNVKPVVSASQLVAFQQTVRSLHIEPRLLRYITEVVQATRNHEALYLGASPRASLAMMGAAKAFAAMGGRDFVTPEDVQQTAVPVLQHRIMLTPDQEMEGATPAQVVERLISKIEVPR comes from the coding sequence ATGCAAGAAGAGCGAAGATTTGAGAACCGTGTTGCATTGGATGAAATACGATCCGCGGTCGAAAAGGTGCGACTGGAAGTGCAAAAGATCATGGTTGGACAGCATGCACTGATTGATGCTTTGCTTGCAGCTGTGTTGGCAAACGGACATGTGCTGATTGAGGGTGTCCCCGGCGTTGCTAAAACGCTTGCTGCCAAACTGTTGGCCCGCACCCTGGATGTGGGCTTTGCGCGCATACAGTTTACCCCCGACCTGATGCCTTCAGACATTCTCGGGACAGCAATTTTTAACCCCAAAACCACAGCTTTTGAGTTCAAGGCCGGCCCCATTTTTTCGAACATGATATTGATTGACGAAGTGAACCGCGCGCCGGCAAAAACGCAATCTGCCATGTTTGAGGTGATGGAGGAGCGGCAGGTGACCATGGATGGGGTAACCCATAAAATGAAGCAGCCCTTTCTGGTATTTGCAACGCAAAACCCGATTGAGCATGAGGGGACATACCGGCTGCCTGAAGCGCAACTGGATCGCTTCCTGTTTAAGCTCAACGTTGGATATCCGTCGATGGACGAAGAAGCGCAAATGCTGGCCGGGCACCATGCCGGCCGTACGGGGCAAGATCTGAGCAACGTAAAGCCTGTTGTGTCAGCGTCCCAGTTGGTCGCATTTCAGCAAACTGTGCGGTCTTTGCACATTGAACCACGCTTGCTTCGCTACATCACCGAGGTGGTACAGGCCACACGCAACCATGAAGCCTTGTATCTGGGCGCGTCACCTCGCGCTTCGCTTGCCATGATGGGGGCTGCAAAAGCATTTGCTGCGATGGGAGGGCGTGATTTTGTGACGCCAGAGGATGTTCAGCAAACAGCAGTACCGGTGCTGCAGCACCGTATTATGCTTACGCCGGATCAGGAAATGGAAGGCGCTACGCCGGCGCAGGTTGTTGAACGGTTGATCAGTAAAATCGAAGTGCCTCGATGA